In Rubrobacter calidifluminis, the genomic stretch GCGAGGACCCTTCCCGTGTCCGAGGGGGTCTCGCGCTTTCCCATCTGTATCTCGTCGGGTTTTATGTTGAGCGCGTGGCCGCCCAGCTGGTACATCCCGACCTCGAAGGAGACCCGCGTGCGGTTGGAGGGTTTCTGGAAGACCATCGCGAGCGTCCTGCCGCGCAGCGGCTGGAACGGGACCCGCGCCCGGCGCAGCCCCTTCAGCTTGGCGGCCTCTCCCAGGATGAGCTTCGTCTCCTCGGGTGAGAACTCGGCGAGCGTGAGGCAGTCACGCCCGGAGATGGGGGAGAGGGAGGGGCTCTGGTAGTCGGAGGAAGGGATCATCTCAGGCCACCGCCTTCTCTTTTTTCTCGCCGAGCGCCTTCTCGACGCCCTCTCGGAAGGTGTCGAGCGCGTACCGCACCTCCGCCCTCGTCACGGTAAGCGGCGGGGCGAGGCGCAGGGTCGTCCTCCCGATCATGTTGACGAGCACCCCTTCCTCGAGGCAGTGCTCGAAGACGCGCGGCGCGATCTCCGGGCCGAGTTCGAACCCGATCAGGAGCCCTTCGCCGCGCACCGCGGCGCCGGGCACCTTCCCGGCGAGCTTCGAGAGGGCGCTCTTGAGGATCGTGCCCTTGACGCGCACCTCCTCCAGGAAACCGGGCTCGTTTATGACGCCGAGAACGGCTTTTACCGCGGCCATCGCGAGCGGGTTGCCGCCGAAGGTCGAGCCGTGGGTGCCGGGAGTGAGCGAGGCGTACTCCTCCTTCGCGAGCAGCGCCCCGACCGGCACCCCGCCGCCGAGGCCCTTGGCGCTCGTTATCGCGTCGGGGACGACGCCGGTACCCTGGTAGGCGTAGAGGTGTCCGGTGCGCCCGGCCCCGGTCTGAACCTCGTCGAAGACGAGGAGCGCGTCGTGCTCGTCGCAGATCTCTCGCAGGCCTTCGAGGAACCCTTCGGGCGGCACGTTGATCCCGCTCTCCCCCTGGATGGGTTCGACGAGGATCGCGGCGGTCTGCGGTCCTGCGGCCTCTCGCGTGGACCCCAGATCTCCGAACGGGACGTAGACGAACCCCTCCGGAAGCGGCCCGAAACCCTCCTGCAGCGCCGGCTGGGCCGTCGCGGTGAGGCCGCCGTAGGTGCGCCCGTGGAACGAGCGGCTGAAGGTGATGATCTCGTGCTTCTGCGTACCGTGATTGGTGTAGGCGTGGCGCCGGGCGAGCTTTATCGCGGCCTCGACCGCCTCGGTGCCGGAGTTGCAGAAGAAGACCCTCTCGAAGTCTGTCGCGCCGGTCAGGATCTCCGCCACCTCCTCCTGCAGCGGCACCCGGTAGAGGTTCGAGCAGTGGATGAGCTTCTCCGCCTGTTCTTTGATGGCCGAGACCAGCGCGGGGTGGGCGTGGCCCAAAGAGTTCGTGGCGATCCCGCCGATGAAGTCCAGGTAGCTCTTGCCTTCCGCATCGAAGAGCCAGCTCCCCCGCCCGCTCACGGGCGCTATACCGAGCCGTTTGTAGTTGTCCATCAGGGCCGTCATGTGATGTCTCCTCCCGACACTAGCGTACCGACCTTTTCTCCGGAGGCGGCCCGAAGCAGCATCCCTTCCCTGCCGCCGTTGACTATCCTGGCCTCGACTCCGCCGCGCGCGGCCGCGGCGGCGGCCCGCAGCTTCGGGACCATCCCACCGGCCGCGGTCCCGTCTCCGATGCGCTCCTCGCACCCTTCGGGGGTGAGCGAGCCCACCACCCTTCCTCCCTCGAGCAGCCCGTCGACGTCGGTGAGCAGCAGCAGCGTCCCGGCCCCGAGACCGACGGCGAGGGAGGCCGCCGTCAGGTCGGCGTTGACGTTGTACACCCCCTCCGGCCCGAGCCCGAGCGGGGCGATGACCGGGACGAAGCCGCCCTCCCACAGCGTCCGCACCAGGTGCGGCTGCACCTCCTTTACCTCCCCGACCCGACCGAGGCCCGCGACCGGCTCGACCAAAAGCGTCGGCCCGTCGGTGCCCGAGACACCGGCCGCCGCGACCCCGCAGGACTGGAGCTGCCGGACGAGCGCCTTGCCGAGGGAGCAGAAGACCATCTCGGCGACCTCCGCGGCCTCTGGGCTCGTGACCCGCAACCCCTCCCTGAACTCGCTCTTCATGCCGAGCGCGTCGAGCATCCGGCTGAGCTGGACCCCTCCTCCGTGCACCAGCGCGACCGGCGCCCCCAGCTCCACCAGGCGCGGCAGATCCGCGAGCGCCCCTCCTGCCAGCGACCCGCCTCCGACCTTGACGACGACGGGCTTCACGTCCGGTAGCTCCCGTTGATCTCGACGTAGCCGTGGGTGAGGTCGCAGCCCCACGCCTCGGCCGACCCGTCCCCTTCATCGAGGCGGGCCGAGATCCTGACCTCCTCGCCGGAGAGCGCCGCCCCCGCCTCCGCCTCGTCGTAGGCTGCCGGCTCTCCGCCGGAGAAGACGACGACGTCGCCGAATCGGATCTCGACCCGGCCCGGGTCGAAGGGTGCCCCGGAGTAGCCCATGGCGACGATCACCCGCCCCCAGTTGGCGTCCTCGCCGAAGACCGCGGCCTTGACCAGGTTGCTCCCCGCGACTGCCCGGGCGAGGGCCGCCGCCGACTCCTCGTCCCGCGCTCCTTCCACGGACACCTCGATCAGCTTCGTCGCCCCCTCGCCGTCGCGGGCGATCTCGCGCGCCAGGTGCCGCATCACGCCCTCCACCGCGGCCGCGAACGCCGGATGGTCCGGCGAGTCTTTCGCGACGGGCACGTTCCCCGCGGTGCCGTTCGCGAGCGCGATCGCCATGTCGTTGGGGGAGGTGTCCCCGTCGACCGTGACCCGGTTGAACGTGCGCCGGGTCGCCTCCCGCAGCAGCTCCTGCAGATACTTCTTCTCCACCGCGGCGTCGGTGGCGAGGAATGCGAGCATCGTACCCATGTTCGGGTGGATCATGCCACTCCCCTTCGCAACCCCCCATACCTCTACGTCCCTCCCGGACACCTCGCAGCGCGCCACGCACCCCTTGGTCCGGGTGTCGGTCGTCAGGATCGCGCGCGCGAAGCCCGCGCCCCCGCGCCCGAGCGCCTCGCACGCCCGCATGATCCCGCGCTCCACCCGCTCCATCGGCAGGTACTCCCCGACGACCCCGGTGGAGGCGACGGCGACCTCCCCCGCCCCGACCCCGAGCGCCTCCGCGGCGACCTCCTGCATCCTCCTCGCGTCCGCGATCCCCCGCTCCCCGGTCGCCGCGTTCGCGTTCCCGCTGTTCGTCACGACCGCCCGCACGTCGGAGCCCTCTATCGCCTCGCGTGTTACGAGGAGCGGCGCGGCCTTCACCGCGTTCCGCGTGTACACCCCGGCCGAGGCACACGGAAGCTCCGAGAAGAGCACCCCCACATCGAGCCTGCCCTCCTCCCGGATCCCGCCCGCCGCAGCCCCGCACGAAAACCCCTCCGGCAGAGCCGCCACGCCGGGGAGGATCTTTATTCCATATCCTGCAAACTTATTCATCGGCCCGGCTATTGTCGCATCCAGAACCGCCGGGGTCAACGATTTTATTCAATTTCTTGAATATTTATCCGACAGCTGGTTCAATAGGGCGCATGGGACTTGCGGTCGGTATATACGGTGGCGGCGGGTACGCGGGGCAGGAGCTGGTACGGCTCCTCTCCGGGCACCCGGAGGTCGGCAGGCTCGAGGTGGCCTCGCGGGGGCATGCCGGGAGGTGTGTGGGCGAGGTCTACCCGCATCTGGCGGTGGAGGGGAAGTTCGTCTCCCCCGAGGAGGTGGACGCGGGGGCGCTGGATGTGGCGTTCGTCGCGTACGCGCACGGGGAGAGCGCGCGGGCGGTGAAGGAGATCCTCGATGCCGGGGCGAAGCTCGTGGTCGACCTCTCGGCCGATTTCCGGCTCCCTGAGGCTCTGTATGGCGAGTGGTACGGGGAGCATCCCGTGCGGGAGCTCATCGCGGAGGCCCACTACGGGATTCCCGAGCTGTTCGGCAGGCCGGAGGGGAGGCTGGTCGCGAACCCCGGCTGCTACCCGACGGCGGCCGTTCTCGCGCTCGCGCCGGTGGTGAAGCGGGTGGGTGGCGGGATCAGGGCCGTCACGGTAAACGCGCTCTCCGGGGTGAGCGGGGCCGGGGCGAAGCCAAGCGAGAGGACCCACTTCGTGAGCGCCAACGAGAACGTCACGCCGTACGGGGTGCCGCGCCACCGGCACACGCCGGAGATGGAGGAGGCGCTGCGACGCTTCGGGGAGGTGCCGCCGGTCACCTTCGTGCCGCATCTCATCCCGGTGAGCCGGGGCATCCTTGAGACGATCGTCGTGGATCTGGACGAGGTGCCGGAGGCGGAGGATGTCTTGCGCTGGTACGAGGAGGACTACGAGGGGTGGTCCTTCGTCGAGGGGCGGGAGGAGATCCCCCAGATCTCGCACGTCGCCAACACCAACCGGGTCAGGCTTTCGGCGGCGGTCGACGGGCGCGCCGGGAGGCTGCTTCTCTTCGCGGCCGAGGACAACCTGCTCAAGGGGGCCGCGGGGCAGGCGGTGCAGAACATGAACCTGGCGCTCGGGTACCCCGAGGACCTCGGGCTCGCACATCTCAGGTAGGAGGGAAGGCGCTTTGGACTCGCGGGCTGGCTTGAACGTGGACAAGACGACCAGGCAGAACCTCATACTCAGGCTCATCTCCGAGCGGGAGCTCGGCACCCAGCAGGACGTCGTCGCGGCGCTCGCCGAGGAGGGGGTCGAGGTCGCCCAGGCCACCGTCAGCCGGGACCTGGCCGAGCTGGGGGTTCTCAAGGTGGGGAACCGTTATCTCGCGCTCCCGCACGAGCCGGGTTCGGCGAGCATCGAGGTCTTGCCGAGCTTCGTCCTCGGCGTCACCCCGGCGCAGAACATCGTCGTCATCCACACCCGCGACGGGACCGCTGGGGCCGTCTCGAGCGTCCTCGACCGGGTGAAGGGTCTCAAGATAGTCGGGACCGTCGCCGGGCAGGACACCGTGCTCGCGGTCGCGCCGGACACACAGGCCGCAAAGGAGGTCGCGGACCTCATCGCCGACGTCTGCCGCGCCCGCACCCGCCCGGCCGGGAGCATGGAGTAGCTTCGAAGGAAGATAGGAGTCATCGTATGTCGCTCGAAGGCAAGAAGGTCGTGCTCGCATACTCCGGGGGGCTGGATACCTCGGTGTGCATAAAGCGTCTGGAGGAGAAGGGGGCCGAGCCCTACGCTCTGTATGTGGACCTGGGGCAGGGCGAGGCCGAGACCGACGTGAAGGAGAAGGCCCTCGCGATAGGCGCCGCGGACTGCTTCGTCGTGGACGGGAAGGAAGAGTTCGCCGGGGAGTACGTCGCCCCGGCGATTAAAGCCAACGCCCTCTACGGCGGGAAGTACCCGCTGTTTACCGCGCTCGGTCGCTACCTGATCTCGAAGAAGCTCGTCGAGGCGGCCCGCCGGGTCGGGGCTACCCACATCGCGCACGGCTCGACGGGCAAGGGCAACGACCAGGTACGCTTCGACGTGACGACCGCCTCGCTCGCCCCGGACCTCATCGTGGTCGCCCCGACCCGCGACTGGAAGATGAGCCGCCCCGAGGAGATAGAGTACGCCCGCGAGCACGGCATCCCCGTCCCCGCGACGAAGGAGTCCCCCTACAGCGTGGACGAGAACCTCTGGGGCCGCTCGATAGAGGCCGGGCCGCTCGAAGACCCGGAGCACGAGCCCACCCCCGACGTCTACGAGCTCACCACCGACCCCGAGGACGCCCCGGACGATCCGCAGTACGTCGAGCTCGGCTTCGAGGAGGGGCTCCCGGTCAGCCTGGACGGTGAGGAGATGCCGCTCGTCGCGCTCATCGCTCACCTGAACGAGATCGCGGGCTCCCACGGCGTCGGGCGCCTCGACATGATCGAAGACCGCCTGGTCGGGATAAAGAGCCGCGAGATCTACGAGGTCCCCGCCGCGACCGTCATCATCGCCGCCCACCAGGAGCTCGAGAGCCTGACTCTCCCCAAGGACGTGCTGCGCTTCAAAGCGCTCGTCGAGCAGCGCTACGCCGGGCTCGCCTACGAGGGCCTGTGGTTCACCCCGCTCAAGGCGGCCCTCGATGCCTTTGTCGACGAGACCCAGAAAGCCGTAACCGGCACCATCCGCATGAAGCTCTACAAAGGTACCTTCACGCCGGTCTCGCGCAGCGCCCCGAAGGCCCTCTACAGCAAGGACCTCGCCACCTACAACCCCGAGAGCACCTTCGACGAGTCCGCCGCCGCCGGGTTCATCGCGCTCTGGGGGCTGCCGGCCCGCCAGTGGGCCGCCGTCCACGGCAGGACGGGAGGGTTCGCGCCGCAGAAGACCGGCTAGAGCAGAAACCACCGCCCCTCTGCGGTAACCTCTGCGTGTGGAAGAAAAGCTGGATTCCATCATGATGCGCCGGGCACTAGAAGCCGCCCGTGAGGCCGCCTCCAGAGGCGAGGTGCCCGTGGGCGCCGTCGTGGCCCGCGGGGAGAAGGTGCTCGCCGTGGCCTCCAACGAACGCGAGGCGACCGGCGACCCCACCGCCCACGCCGAACTCCTCGCGATCCGACGGGCGGCCGCGAGGCTCGGCGGCTGGCGTCTCACCGGCTGCACCCTCTACTCGACCCTCGAGCCCTGCCCGATGTGCGCCGGCGCCGTCCACGCCGCACGCCTCTCCCGCCTCGTCTACGCCGCCCCGGACCCCAAAGCCGGCTACGCCGGCACCCTCCACAGCGTCCCCGAAGACTCCCGCCTCAACCACACCACCCGCGTGGCGCGTGGCACCCTGCAAGAAGAGGCTTCCCTGCTCCTGAGATCCTTCTTCCGCACCCGGCGCAGGTCTTCCGACTCAACCGCACACCCATCTCTGACTACACCTGAACTATAGATTGAGATATCCCGAAGTTTGAAGTCCCGCTGAAAGCTTCGATACGTGAACCGGATGTAAAGGTACGCGCTTTGCCGGGAATTCTGGTGATGGCGAACGGGACGAAAATTTTTTCAAAAAATTTTTCACCCGGGGCTCCTCTCTGTTAAACCGCTTAAACAACGCATTTTTGCATGGTATTGCTTGGTGAAGTTCATGTTGAGGTTTAAATAGCGGGTGTTGCGATCCGAAAATGTGGTGTGCTAGCTTTTTGCGCAGCCCAGATATGGTATTGCAGGAAGTGGGGGGTGAGAATGCAGTGTCCGTACTGTGATTTCGAGGATACGAAGGTCATAGACTCGCGGCTTTCGGAGAGCAAGGATGCCGTGAGGCGGCGCAGGGAGTGTCTTTCGTGTGGGAGGCGTTTCACCACCTACGAGCGGAGGGAGCCGCTGCAGATAATGGTGGTCAAGCGCAGTGGGGAGCGGGAGCCCTTCGACCGGGGCAAGCTGCGGGCCGGGCTGGAGAAGGCGTGTGCGAAGCGTCCGATCTCGGACGAGACCATAGACCTGATGGTGGATGAGATAGAGACGGAGATAAGGGAGCGGCGCAGGCACGAGGTCACCTCGAGAAGGCTCGGGGACATGGTCCTGCTCAAGCTCCGGCACATAGACATGGTCTCCTATCTGCGGTTCGCCTCCGTCTACCGGCAGTACACCGACGTGGACCAGTTCCGCTCGGAGCTGATGAAGCTCGCCGGGTCGAGGTTGAGCAACACGGGCGCGAGGTAGTCGAAAAAACAGGCGGTGGAATCGGCCCGACACGCAGTAGAATCAGGGGAGGATGGGCATGGATCACGATCTCGAACGGCTGACCGACATAGAACTGACCGAGAACGCTCTCGCGGTTCTCAAGAAGCGCTACCTGAAGAAGAACGAGCGCGGGGAGGCCATAGAGGAGCCCATAGACATGTTCCGCCGGGTGGCGGCGAACATCGCCGAGGCGGAGCTGAAGTTCACCGAGGGAGAGAAGGGCAGGGCGTTGTACGAGGAGTGGCGGGAGCGCTTCCTGCAGTTGATGCTCTCGCGGAAGTTCATGCCCAACTCGCCGACCCTCATGAACGCCGGAAGGGAGTTGCAACAGCTCTCGGCGTGCTTCGTACTGCCCGTCCCGGACTCCATAGACGGCATCTACGAGACCCTGAAGCACCAGGCGATGATCCACAAGTCCGGGGGTGGGACGGGCTTCTCGTTCTCGCGTCTTAGGCCCAAGAACGACATCGTCAAGAGCACGATGGGCGTCTCCAGCGGGCCGGTCTCGTTCATGGCGATCTACGACGCCTCCACGGACAAGATAAAGCAGGGCGGGACCAGGCGCGGGGCGAACATGGGCATCCTGCGCGTCGACCACCCGGACATCGAGGAGTTCATAACCTGCAAGCGCGACAACGACCAGATCAACAACTTCAACATCTCCGTCGCGATAACCGACGCGTTCATGCAGGCGGTCGAGCGTGACGAGGACTTCGGGCTCGTCAACCCGCGAAACGGCGAGGTGGTAAGGAAGGTCAGGGCGCGCGAGCTCTTCCGCAAGATCGTGGAGGGTGCCCACCTCAACGGCGAGCCCGGCGTGGTCTTCATCGACAGGATAAACGCGGACAACCCCACCCCGCAGTTCGAGATAGAGTCGACGAACCCCTGCTCGGAGGCGCACCTGCCGCCCTACGATTCGTGCAACCTGGGGAGCATAAACCTCGAGCGCTTCGTCAAGGTCGAGGGCAGCGGGGGAGAGAGGGCCTCTCTCGCCGACGGGAACACCGAGGTCTCGACCTACGTGGACTGGGACG encodes the following:
- a CDS encoding aspartate aminotransferase family protein → MTALMDNYKRLGIAPVSGRGSWLFDAEGKSYLDFIGGIATNSLGHAHPALVSAIKEQAEKLIHCSNLYRVPLQEEVAEILTGATDFERVFFCNSGTEAVEAAIKLARRHAYTNHGTQKHEIITFSRSFHGRTYGGLTATAQPALQEGFGPLPEGFVYVPFGDLGSTREAAGPQTAAILVEPIQGESGINVPPEGFLEGLREICDEHDALLVFDEVQTGAGRTGHLYAYQGTGVVPDAITSAKGLGGGVPVGALLAKEEYASLTPGTHGSTFGGNPLAMAAVKAVLGVINEPGFLEEVRVKGTILKSALSKLAGKVPGAAVRGEGLLIGFELGPEIAPRVFEHCLEEGVLVNMIGRTTLRLAPPLTVTRAEVRYALDTFREGVEKALGEKKEKAVA
- the argB gene encoding acetylglutamate kinase; this translates as MKPVVVKVGGGSLAGGALADLPRLVELGAPVALVHGGGVQLSRMLDALGMKSEFREGLRVTSPEAAEVAEMVFCSLGKALVRQLQSCGVAAAGVSGTDGPTLLVEPVAGLGRVGEVKEVQPHLVRTLWEGGFVPVIAPLGLGPEGVYNVNADLTAASLAVGLGAGTLLLLTDVDGLLEGGRVVGSLTPEGCEERIGDGTAAGGMVPKLRAAAAAARGGVEARIVNGGREGMLLRAASGEKVGTLVSGGDIT
- the argJ gene encoding bifunctional glutamate N-acetyltransferase/amino-acid acetyltransferase ArgJ, producing MAALPEGFSCGAAAGGIREEGRLDVGVLFSELPCASAGVYTRNAVKAAPLLVTREAIEGSDVRAVVTNSGNANAATGERGIADARRMQEVAAEALGVGAGEVAVASTGVVGEYLPMERVERGIMRACEALGRGGAGFARAILTTDTRTKGCVARCEVSGRDVEVWGVAKGSGMIHPNMGTMLAFLATDAAVEKKYLQELLREATRRTFNRVTVDGDTSPNDMAIALANGTAGNVPVAKDSPDHPAFAAAVEGVMRHLAREIARDGEGATKLIEVSVEGARDEESAAALARAVAGSNLVKAAVFGEDANWGRVIVAMGYSGAPFDPGRVEIRFGDVVVFSGGEPAAYDEAEAGAALSGEEVRISARLDEGDGSAEAWGCDLTHGYVEINGSYRT
- the argC gene encoding N-acetyl-gamma-glutamyl-phosphate reductase; translation: MGLAVGIYGGGGYAGQELVRLLSGHPEVGRLEVASRGHAGRCVGEVYPHLAVEGKFVSPEEVDAGALDVAFVAYAHGESARAVKEILDAGAKLVVDLSADFRLPEALYGEWYGEHPVRELIAEAHYGIPELFGRPEGRLVANPGCYPTAAVLALAPVVKRVGGGIRAVTVNALSGVSGAGAKPSERTHFVSANENVTPYGVPRHRHTPEMEEALRRFGEVPPVTFVPHLIPVSRGILETIVVDLDEVPEAEDVLRWYEEDYEGWSFVEGREEIPQISHVANTNRVRLSAAVDGRAGRLLLFAAEDNLLKGAAGQAVQNMNLALGYPEDLGLAHLR
- a CDS encoding arginine repressor — encoded protein: MDSRAGLNVDKTTRQNLILRLISERELGTQQDVVAALAEEGVEVAQATVSRDLAELGVLKVGNRYLALPHEPGSASIEVLPSFVLGVTPAQNIVVIHTRDGTAGAVSSVLDRVKGLKIVGTVAGQDTVLAVAPDTQAAKEVADLIADVCRARTRPAGSME
- a CDS encoding argininosuccinate synthase, producing MSLEGKKVVLAYSGGLDTSVCIKRLEEKGAEPYALYVDLGQGEAETDVKEKALAIGAADCFVVDGKEEFAGEYVAPAIKANALYGGKYPLFTALGRYLISKKLVEAARRVGATHIAHGSTGKGNDQVRFDVTTASLAPDLIVVAPTRDWKMSRPEEIEYAREHGIPVPATKESPYSVDENLWGRSIEAGPLEDPEHEPTPDVYELTTDPEDAPDDPQYVELGFEEGLPVSLDGEEMPLVALIAHLNEIAGSHGVGRLDMIEDRLVGIKSREIYEVPAATVIIAAHQELESLTLPKDVLRFKALVEQRYAGLAYEGLWFTPLKAALDAFVDETQKAVTGTIRMKLYKGTFTPVSRSAPKALYSKDLATYNPESTFDESAAAGFIALWGLPARQWAAVHGRTGGFAPQKTG
- a CDS encoding nucleoside deaminase, producing the protein MRRALEAAREAASRGEVPVGAVVARGEKVLAVASNEREATGDPTAHAELLAIRRAAARLGGWRLTGCTLYSTLEPCPMCAGAVHAARLSRLVYAAPDPKAGYAGTLHSVPEDSRLNHTTRVARGTLQEEASLLLRSFFRTRRRSSDSTAHPSLTTPEL
- the nrdR gene encoding transcriptional regulator NrdR, which encodes MQCPYCDFEDTKVIDSRLSESKDAVRRRRECLSCGRRFTTYERREPLQIMVVKRSGEREPFDRGKLRAGLEKACAKRPISDETIDLMVDEIETEIRERRRHEVTSRRLGDMVLLKLRHIDMVSYLRFASVYRQYTDVDQFRSELMKLAGSRLSNTGAR